The genome window CATGATCTCGAAAAGCTCCTTGTTCAGAAGGGAGAGCTTTCGGGTTCGGCCAGGGAGATTGTTCAGAAAGCAAAAGAACAGAAGATCCAGATCCAGGTTGTTGAAAAAAGCAGGCTGGATGCCATTGCTCCCAATCACCAGGGTCTGATTGCTATGGCTTCAGCCTATCAGTATTCAACAGTGGATGATATTCTGGAGGACGCGGCCAGCAAGGGAGAAGCTCCTTTTGTGATCATCCTGGACGGTATTACAGATCCGCACAACCTCGGCGCGGTCATCCGTACGGCTGAATGCACGGGCGTTCACGGCATTATCATACCTCAGCACAGAAGCGTCGGATTATCACCTTCTGCTGTAAAGTCTTCAGCGGGAGCGGTTGAATATGTCAAGGTCGCCAGGGTTGGTAACCTTGCCCGGACGATTGAAGATCTCCAGAAAAAGAATATATGGTTTTATGCGGTTACAATGAACGGAACAGATTACAGGAAAACATCTTTTGACGGCGGGGTTGGTCTTGTTATAGGCGCCGAGGAAGATGGCATCAGCCGTCTTGTGGCTGAAAAGTGCGATTATGCAGTTTCCCTGCCGATGAAAGGAAAGATCGAGAGCCTCAATGCTTCCGTTGCAGCCGGTATCATGATGTACAGAGTTATGGAATGCAGGGGCTGAAAATGCTGATAATGGAGAAGGACTGTGATGAACAAAGATGAGCATGGAACTGAGATGAATAATCTTCCCGAAGAACACACAAAAGTGCATATGGAAGAAGAGCGCAGTGACGATGTGATTCCGTTCAGAGATGTTTTCGGATCAAAAACTGATGAAGAAATTGTTCAGATGTGTCATGACGGAGATACGCATGCGGAAGAATATCTTCTGAACAAATACAAGAATTTTGTCCGTTCCAAAGCCAGAAGCTATTTCCTGATCGGCGCGGACCATGAAGATATTGTTCAGGAAGGTATGATCGGTTTATACAAATCCATACGTGATTACAAGCCGGAAAAGCTCAGCTCATTTCGCGCGTTCGCCGAGCTCTGCATCACAAGGCAAATTATCACAGCCATTAAAACAGCCACAAGACAGAAGCATATTCCCTTAAACAGCTATGTTTCACTCAATAAGCCGTTATATGACGAGGAAAGTGACCGGACCCTGCTTGATATTATCATGGAGGGAGGAGCCGGCAATCCGGAGGATATGATCATCAACCAGGAGGATCTTGGCAATATCCATCAGAAGATCAATGAAGTCCTTTCGGGACTTGAACAGGAGGTCCTGTCTGCTTATCTTGACGGCAAAAGCTATCAGGAAATAGCTGAAACACTTGGCCGGCACGTTAAATCAATCGATAATGCTTTACAGAGGGTCAAAAGGAAACTGGAAAAATACCTGGAAGAGAACGGGCGTTTCTGAAACATCGATTCTGTGCGTTTATCAACAACAGGCCGGTTCATGCACCATGGCGCTATAATGTGATATATACTGTCAGTATCTGACCGGATAAAATATAAA of Aristaeella lactis contains these proteins:
- the rlmB gene encoding 23S rRNA (guanosine(2251)-2'-O)-methyltransferase RlmB; its protein translation is MSFDKKKNNTRGFRATSERSRISGKTYSGDRNTRKDHVKAEPRTRDYRQYEYHQKEFSDKPDHNEQSNEYILTGRNPIREALKNHHDLEKLLVQKGELSGSAREIVQKAKEQKIQIQVVEKSRLDAIAPNHQGLIAMASAYQYSTVDDILEDAASKGEAPFVIILDGITDPHNLGAVIRTAECTGVHGIIIPQHRSVGLSPSAVKSSAGAVEYVKVARVGNLARTIEDLQKKNIWFYAVTMNGTDYRKTSFDGGVGLVIGAEEDGISRLVAEKCDYAVSLPMKGKIESLNASVAAGIMMYRVMECRG
- the sigH gene encoding RNA polymerase sporulation sigma factor SigH codes for the protein MEEERSDDVIPFRDVFGSKTDEEIVQMCHDGDTHAEEYLLNKYKNFVRSKARSYFLIGADHEDIVQEGMIGLYKSIRDYKPEKLSSFRAFAELCITRQIITAIKTATRQKHIPLNSYVSLNKPLYDEESDRTLLDIIMEGGAGNPEDMIINQEDLGNIHQKINEVLSGLEQEVLSAYLDGKSYQEIAETLGRHVKSIDNALQRVKRKLEKYLEENGRF